The Megasphaera stantonii genome includes a window with the following:
- a CDS encoding site-specific integrase yields MTTTFITTKRTDLFHQYYSNWLIIYKEGSIRDVTMKKYRLTESWLKKLAPDLRIVDLDRIAYQKLINDYAENHERQTTMDFHHQLKGAIIDALDEGLIDRDPTRKVIIKGKPPSQKKAKYLSRYELQKLLAQLKLTEQLTMDWLILLVAKTGLRFSEALAVTPKDFDFLHQTLSIDKTWNYKGEGGFLPTKNRSSIRKIKLDWQTVIQFFTLIKNLPPQKPIFVPPKKKIYNSTVNDILERHCIKADIPIISMHGLRHTHASLLLFSDVSVASVARRLGHSSINTTQRTYLHIIRELESKDIDLIMRSLSSLLS; encoded by the coding sequence ATGACAACGACTTTCATCACAACAAAAAGAACCGATTTATTCCATCAGTATTATTCAAATTGGTTGATTATTTACAAGGAAGGCTCTATCCGGGACGTTACGATGAAAAAGTATCGTCTTACCGAATCGTGGCTAAAAAAACTGGCTCCCGATCTGCGCATCGTCGATTTAGACCGCATTGCTTACCAAAAATTAATCAACGATTATGCAGAAAATCACGAACGGCAAACAACGATGGATTTTCATCATCAATTAAAAGGAGCCATTATCGACGCCTTAGACGAAGGCTTAATCGACCGGGATCCCACACGCAAAGTTATCATTAAAGGCAAACCTCCCTCCCAGAAAAAAGCAAAATATTTAAGCCGGTATGAATTGCAAAAATTATTGGCGCAACTCAAATTGACTGAACAGCTGACTATGGATTGGCTTATTTTGCTTGTTGCCAAAACGGGACTGCGCTTTTCCGAAGCCCTAGCCGTCACGCCGAAAGATTTTGATTTTCTCCACCAAACCTTATCGATTGATAAAACTTGGAATTATAAAGGCGAAGGAGGATTTCTGCCAACTAAAAACCGTTCGTCTATTCGCAAAATCAAATTAGACTGGCAAACGGTCATCCAATTTTTCACGTTAATAAAAAATTTACCTCCTCAAAAACCTATTTTTGTACCGCCGAAAAAGAAAATATACAATTCAACAGTCAACGATATTTTGGAACGGCACTGCATTAAAGCCGACATTCCCATTATTTCCATGCATGGCTTGCGTCATACCCATGCGTCTCTCTTATTATTTTCCGACGTGTCCGTCGCCAGTGTCGCGCGACGTTTAGGCCACTCCAGCATTAACACGACGCAGCGTACGTATCTTCATATCATACGGGAATTAGAAAGTAAAGATATTGATTTGATTATGCGTTCGTTATCCAGCTTATTAAGTTAG
- a CDS encoding restriction endonuclease subunit S has translation MVSYIHQIVNVIHFNYFNQVISWEQHKLGDVCNQLTGAINPQTRPNELFVEYSMPAYDSGMKPNIVYGFTMNSTRKIVNESCLLINKLNVRKKRIWYIKNPTKNAVCSAEFIPLYSDDIDLLFLNYVVSRDSFTNYLEDCSSGSSNSQKRVTPDIIIEAKVFLPVKDEQLKIGRYFQKIDNLITLHQRKYFNAMNIKKIALLKFFSTLSHEIYRQFTNSWEQRKLGELGSVSMNRRIFKEQTTATGDVPFYKIGTFGGVPDAFISRNLFEEYKSKYPYPKIGDILISASGSIGRTVEYTGKDEYFQDSNIVWLSHDDKLDNTFLKAFYAIVKWSGIEGSTIKRLYNDNILNTEIKLPSVNEQQMIGKFFYKLDNLITLHQHENLKGGLL, from the coding sequence ATCGTATCATATATTCACCAAATCGTCAATGTAATTCATTTCAATTACTTCAATCAAGTAATTTCTTGGGAACAGCATAAGTTAGGGGATGTGTGCAACCAATTAACGGGGGCGATTAATCCCCAAACTAGACCTAATGAGCTTTTTGTTGAATACAGTATGCCTGCATATGATTCTGGTATGAAGCCAAATATAGTCTATGGGTTTACGATGAATAGTACCAGGAAAATTGTAAATGAATCCTGTTTACTCATTAATAAATTGAATGTAAGAAAAAAACGTATTTGGTATATAAAAAATCCAACAAAAAATGCTGTTTGTTCTGCCGAATTTATTCCGTTATATTCAGATGATATAGATTTGCTTTTTTTGAACTATGTAGTTTCAAGGGATTCATTTACGAATTATTTAGAAGATTGTTCATCTGGCTCTTCAAATAGTCAGAAGAGAGTAACTCCAGATATAATAATTGAAGCTAAAGTATTTTTGCCAGTAAAAGATGAGCAACTAAAAATAGGTAGGTATTTTCAAAAAATTGACAACCTCATCACCCTTCATCAGCGTAAGTATTTTAACGCTATGAATATCAAAAAAATAGCATTATTAAAATTTTTCTCAACACTATCCCATGAGATATATAGGCAATTTACAAATTCTTGGGAACAGCGTAAGTTGGGAGAACTTGGTTCCGTTTCAATGAATCGTAGAATATTTAAAGAACAAACTACCGCAACGGGTGATGTACCGTTTTACAAAATCGGTACATTTGGAGGAGTACCAGATGCTTTTATTTCAAGAAATCTTTTTGAAGAGTATAAGTCAAAATATCCATATCCCAAAATCGGAGATATTCTTATTTCAGCATCAGGTAGTATTGGCAGAACTGTTGAATATACAGGAAAAGATGAATATTTTCAGGATTCTAATATAGTGTGGCTAAGCCATGATGACAAATTGGACAATACATTTTTAAAAGCTTTTTATGCTATTGTTAAGTGGTCTGGAATTGAAGGGAGTACAATAAAGAGATTATATAATGACAATATTTTGAATACAGAAATAAAACTTCCATCTGTTAATGAACAACAAATGATTGGAAAATTTTTTTACAAACTAGACAATCTCATCACCCTTCATCAGCATGAAAATTTGAAAGGAGGCTTATTATGA
- a CDS encoding type I restriction-modification system subunit M, translating into MAITENSKELRQILWAGADILRSKMDANEYKDYLLGFVFYKYLSDKLLMEAYDLYEGGKPHTMAEAQRVYEEAHDDAVFLQELREKIRYSIQPDVTYTKLADKAENNTFQREDLQRGFNEIQESDPIFDKLFADVDLYSPRLGTGDLKQSQTVAELLKKINEANLMDYSGDVLGDAYEYMIGQFASETGKKAGEFYTPKAVSEILAKITISSQENVTGLTVYDPAMGSASLLLSLKQYSKYPDFIQYYGQELMTSTYNLARMNMFLHGINPSNQHLRNGDTLDKDWPTDEETMFHCVVMNPPYSQKWTANPGFLTDSRFSDYGVLPPKSKADYAFLLHGYYHLKNTGTMAIVLPHGVLFRGAAEGKIRRKLLELGAIYAVIGLPANLFYNTSIPTTIVVLKKSRGEDMSRDVLFIDASKEFERGKKQNTLTEEHINAIVDMYHNRKDVDKHAHVATFEEIEQNDFNLNIPRYVDTFEEEPEIDLGAAAAEIIQTDKEIAEAESELLKGLRELTASTPEGQAGLEQLLALFSKEAE; encoded by the coding sequence ATGGCGATAACGGAAAACAGTAAGGAGTTACGACAGATATTATGGGCTGGAGCCGATATTTTGCGCTCGAAAATGGATGCTAATGAATATAAAGACTATCTATTGGGGTTTGTATTTTATAAATATTTATCAGATAAATTGCTTATGGAAGCTTATGATTTATACGAAGGCGGCAAGCCGCATACGATGGCCGAAGCGCAGCGTGTGTATGAAGAAGCTCATGACGACGCTGTATTTTTGCAGGAATTGCGTGAAAAAATACGATACAGTATTCAGCCTGACGTGACCTATACGAAGTTAGCGGACAAAGCGGAAAATAATACGTTTCAGCGCGAAGATCTGCAAAGAGGCTTTAATGAAATCCAAGAATCGGATCCTATATTTGATAAGCTGTTTGCTGATGTCGATTTATATTCACCGAGACTGGGGACGGGCGACTTGAAACAAAGCCAGACTGTCGCCGAGCTGCTGAAAAAGATCAACGAGGCGAATCTCATGGATTATTCAGGCGACGTATTAGGCGACGCATACGAATACATGATCGGTCAATTCGCATCGGAAACGGGGAAGAAGGCAGGGGAGTTCTATACGCCAAAAGCCGTATCGGAGATTCTAGCGAAAATCACGATTAGCAGCCAGGAAAATGTAACGGGACTTACCGTATACGACCCGGCAATGGGGTCGGCGTCGCTCTTGCTGAGCTTGAAACAATATTCAAAATATCCTGATTTTATACAGTATTATGGGCAAGAATTGATGACTTCGACCTATAATTTGGCTCGTATGAATATGTTCCTCCACGGCATCAATCCGAGTAACCAGCACCTCCGCAACGGTGATACGCTCGATAAAGATTGGCCGACTGACGAGGAAACAATGTTTCACTGCGTCGTTATGAATCCGCCCTATTCGCAAAAATGGACGGCTAATCCTGGCTTTTTGACTGATTCGCGATTCAGTGATTACGGCGTATTACCGCCAAAATCCAAGGCAGATTACGCATTTTTGCTTCACGGCTACTATCATTTAAAAAATACGGGTACCATGGCCATCGTACTGCCTCACGGCGTATTGTTCCGCGGCGCGGCCGAAGGGAAGATTCGGCGGAAGCTGTTGGAACTGGGCGCGATTTACGCTGTCATTGGCCTTCCGGCTAACTTGTTTTATAATACGTCTATACCGACGACGATTGTCGTATTGAAAAAAAGCCGCGGCGAAGATATGAGCCGGGACGTCTTATTTATCGATGCGTCGAAGGAATTTGAACGGGGAAAGAAGCAGAATACGCTGACGGAAGAACATATCAACGCCATCGTAGATATGTATCATAACCGAAAAGACGTGGATAAACATGCTCATGTGGCGACGTTTGAAGAAATCGAGCAAAACGATTTCAATTTGAATATTCCCCGTTACGTCGATACCTTTGAAGAAGAACCGGAAATAGATCTGGGTGCCGCAGCGGCAGAGATCATTCAAACAGATAAGGAAATTGCCGAAGCAGAATCTGAATTATTGAAAGGATTGCGCGAATTGACGGCTTCTACGCCGGAAGGGCAGGCAGGATTAGAACAATTATTGGCATTATTTTCCAAGGAGGCAGAATGA
- a CDS encoding restriction endonuclease subunit S gives MMGEEMHEKKRVPAIRFAGFTEPWEQRKLENLAVFNPKENLPDEFEYVDLESVVETEMLSHRTEKKATAPSRAQRLARLGDVFYQTVRPYQKNNYLFEKTDKYYVFSTGYAQLRPYNDGYFLFSLVQCESFVKVVLDHCTGTSYPAINSNDLAKINVFAPINAHEHKKIGKIFRNLDNLITLHQRKCDALKKVKKSLLQKMFPKEGSVVPEIRFAGFTEAWEQRKFGDLYERVTEKNDLTYGIDKSITVASMQYKKDGCITNEDYLRTYTICLLGDIVFEGHQSKQFRFGRFVENDLGNGIVSHIFMVFRPKTDYDLYFWKYAINNEQLMRKILSHCTKASRMMNDLVIQDFFKESMPVPTINEQQMIGHFFYKLDQLITLHQRKLDQLKTIKKSLLQQMFV, from the coding sequence ATGATGGGGGAGGAAATGCACGAAAAAAAGCGCGTACCGGCTATCCGATTTGCCGGATTTACGGAACCTTGGGAACAGCGTAAGTTAGAAAATCTTGCTGTTTTTAATCCTAAAGAAAATCTTCCTGACGAGTTTGAATATGTTGATCTTGAATCAGTAGTTGAAACGGAAATGCTTTCTCATAGAACAGAAAAAAAGGCGACAGCACCTTCCAGAGCACAACGACTTGCCCGCTTAGGAGATGTATTTTATCAAACGGTCAGACCCTATCAGAAGAATAATTATCTTTTTGAAAAGACTGATAAATATTATGTTTTTTCGACTGGATATGCTCAACTGCGGCCTTATAACGATGGGTATTTTTTATTTAGTCTTGTGCAATGTGAGTCGTTTGTTAAAGTAGTTTTAGATCATTGTACAGGAACAAGTTATCCAGCTATTAACTCAAATGATTTAGCAAAAATAAATGTTTTTGCACCAATAAATGCACATGAGCATAAAAAAATCGGAAAAATTTTCCGTAATCTTGACAACCTCATCACCCTTCATCAGCGTAAGTGCGACGCACTCAAAAAAGTGAAAAAAAGTCTGCTGCAAAAAATGTTCCCAAAAGAAGGTTCGGTTGTTCCAGAGATCAGATTTGCTGGATTTACGGAAGCTTGGGAACAGCGTAAGTTTGGAGACTTATATGAACGAGTAACAGAGAAAAACGATCTTACTTATGGAATCGATAAAAGTATCACAGTCGCTTCAATGCAATACAAGAAAGATGGTTGCATTACTAATGAAGATTATTTAAGAACGTACACAATATGTTTATTAGGAGATATAGTATTTGAAGGTCATCAAAGCAAGCAATTTCGTTTTGGTCGTTTTGTTGAAAACGATTTAGGAAATGGCATAGTATCTCATATTTTTATGGTTTTTCGACCGAAAACAGATTATGACTTATATTTTTGGAAATATGCGATTAATAATGAGCAATTAATGAGAAAAATTCTTTCTCATTGTACAAAAGCATCAAGAATGATGAATGATTTAGTCATACAAGATTTCTTTAAAGAAAGTATGCCTGTTCCAACTATTAATGAACAACAAATGATTGGACATTTTTTTTATAAACTCGATCAGCTCATCACCCTTCATCAGCGTAAGCTGGATCAACTTAAAACGATTAAAAAATCACTGCTGCAACAGATGTTTGTATAG
- a CDS encoding type I restriction endonuclease subunit R, with protein sequence MPELERTLETKLIEQLTQGVSQWTYCPELNTEEKLWANLRQIIESNNRDKLRETPLSNQEFEQVKNQLSFSSFYNAAEWIVGENGKAYVHVQRGNETLHLLVLNRAHVTGGTSVYQVINQCQTFKDEENPTESRARRFDVTLLINGLPLIHIELKNRQHSYKEAFRQIVKYAKEGQFTGIFSTIQMFVVSNDVDTKYIAAARSDELNDKFLSGWVDAENKAVPGLFDFAKTVLRIPEAHEMITQYTVLDKEKERIILLRPYQIHAIEAIRAASKRGVSGFVWHTTGSGKTLTSYKAARNLLQDIPSIEKTIFLIDRQDLDQQTTSAFQSYAENDVVDVDDTENVKELIKKLQDPTKEMIVTTRQKIQHMILRWLEKKPDSAVYKRIMNLRVAFVVDECHRAVSPETKRKMEQFFRQSLWYGFTGTPRFGENAYEKKGDLPRTTKELYGDILHAYTVKEAIHDGAVLGFQVEHLGPKGLEEDEYGNTIHEDMRVYTSKDHMYNVIDTMVNKSYEKLGFQNGGGKTYEGILTVGSIPIAQAYYDLFRQVKEGNGDVKIREDIRRVLPDFPKVAITYSLSENEEKSMVNQEAMQRSLDDYNAMFGTAYGLDQIGAYNANLNDRLARKQKKYQTRTEQLDFVIVVDRLLTGFDAPCLSTLYIDRQPMQLHNIIQAFSRTNRIFDAGKTYGQILTFQSPGTFKNKVDEALCLFSQGGEDVVLAPDWEGAEAHFIETLEELRVLVPDPAAIPAMTKKEKRVFAKVFQRFDSALKQLKAFTNFQDKNLERDYGLTDDENSAYKGHYVNVIEELRKDEPSDDGAGGEETGLDFEYTLQSYGGEIIDYEYIVALMQDFVSKDDVTSHPEKYEKQRDEITKYIQEIQHRNNKLGDIMMDLWINALRSPEEYREKQLITILEQTKRESIRKIVHDLCQTWGLDEQIVLLAAHRYEAGDEHNPYIEKSIESGDYNAFAAKHGTSLRKYQYRKAVRDALQQTFEADIVPLREGTVVIKDDDTDDISKEKSPKVIVYPESGPKKTLVAEKPSFHS encoded by the coding sequence ATGCCTGAATTAGAACGTACATTAGAAACGAAGCTTATCGAACAACTGACGCAAGGCGTCTCGCAATGGACGTATTGCCCCGAACTCAATACGGAAGAAAAACTTTGGGCTAACCTGCGCCAAATTATCGAATCTAATAATCGAGATAAACTGCGCGAAACGCCCTTATCCAATCAGGAGTTTGAACAGGTAAAGAACCAGCTGAGTTTTTCTTCTTTTTACAACGCCGCCGAATGGATTGTCGGGGAAAACGGCAAAGCCTATGTTCACGTGCAGCGAGGCAATGAAACGCTGCATCTATTGGTATTGAATCGCGCTCATGTTACTGGCGGAACGAGCGTATATCAGGTTATTAACCAATGCCAGACTTTTAAAGATGAAGAAAATCCGACGGAATCCAGAGCCAGACGATTCGACGTGACGCTCCTTATCAACGGCCTGCCCTTGATTCATATCGAATTGAAAAATCGGCAGCACTCGTATAAAGAAGCGTTTCGGCAAATTGTGAAGTATGCCAAGGAAGGGCAGTTTACAGGGATTTTTTCTACCATACAGATGTTTGTCGTCAGCAATGACGTCGATACGAAGTACATCGCTGCGGCGAGAAGCGACGAGCTGAACGATAAATTTCTATCTGGCTGGGTCGATGCGGAGAATAAAGCGGTACCGGGCCTGTTTGATTTCGCGAAAACGGTGCTGCGGATTCCGGAAGCGCACGAAATGATTACGCAGTATACTGTACTGGACAAAGAAAAAGAAAGGATCATTTTACTGCGGCCATATCAGATTCATGCTATCGAAGCTATACGGGCAGCGTCGAAGCGGGGCGTATCCGGCTTCGTTTGGCATACAACCGGTTCGGGGAAGACGCTTACATCGTATAAAGCGGCGCGGAATTTGCTGCAAGATATACCGAGCATTGAGAAGACGATTTTCCTGATTGACCGACAAGATTTAGATCAGCAGACGACGAGCGCTTTTCAATCGTATGCGGAAAATGACGTCGTCGACGTCGACGATACGGAAAATGTCAAGGAGTTAATCAAAAAGCTGCAAGATCCTACGAAGGAAATGATTGTTACGACGCGGCAAAAAATCCAGCACATGATACTACGGTGGCTAGAAAAGAAACCTGATTCGGCCGTTTATAAACGTATTATGAATCTGCGCGTAGCCTTTGTTGTCGACGAGTGCCATCGCGCCGTTTCGCCGGAAACGAAGCGGAAAATGGAACAGTTTTTCCGGCAGAGTTTGTGGTATGGGTTTACGGGAACGCCTCGCTTCGGCGAGAATGCCTATGAAAAGAAGGGCGATTTGCCGCGGACGACAAAAGAATTGTATGGCGATATCCTTCATGCCTATACGGTCAAAGAAGCAATTCACGACGGAGCCGTGCTGGGTTTTCAAGTAGAACATCTGGGGCCGAAAGGTTTGGAAGAAGACGAGTACGGCAACACCATTCATGAAGATATGCGGGTGTATACAAGCAAAGACCATATGTATAATGTTATCGACACGATGGTCAATAAGTCGTATGAAAAATTAGGATTTCAAAACGGCGGCGGCAAGACCTATGAAGGCATTTTAACGGTCGGCTCTATTCCTATCGCTCAAGCGTATTACGACTTGTTCCGACAGGTTAAAGAAGGAAACGGCGACGTAAAAATACGAGAAGATATCCGTCGAGTTCTTCCTGATTTCCCTAAGGTAGCCATTACCTATTCATTGAGCGAAAATGAAGAGAAATCTATGGTCAATCAAGAGGCGATGCAGCGTTCTTTGGACGATTATAATGCCATGTTTGGGACGGCGTACGGTCTGGATCAAATCGGTGCGTATAATGCGAATTTAAACGACCGCTTGGCTCGAAAACAGAAAAAATATCAAACGAGGACGGAACAACTTGATTTTGTTATCGTCGTCGATAGATTGCTGACCGGGTTTGACGCGCCGTGTTTGTCGACGTTGTATATCGACAGGCAGCCCATGCAGCTGCATAATATCATACAGGCTTTTTCCCGAACGAACCGCATTTTCGATGCTGGCAAAACGTATGGACAAATCTTGACGTTCCAATCGCCGGGAACGTTTAAGAACAAAGTTGATGAAGCGCTGTGTCTGTTTTCGCAAGGCGGAGAAGATGTAGTGCTAGCGCCGGACTGGGAAGGCGCGGAGGCGCATTTTATAGAAACGCTGGAAGAATTGCGCGTCCTGGTTCCCGATCCTGCGGCAATTCCGGCGATGACGAAAAAGGAAAAAAGAGTCTTTGCCAAGGTTTTTCAGCGATTCGATTCGGCGTTGAAACAGTTGAAGGCTTTTACTAATTTCCAAGATAAAAACTTAGAACGGGACTACGGGCTGACAGACGACGAAAACAGCGCATACAAAGGGCATTATGTCAACGTCATAGAAGAATTGCGAAAGGATGAGCCATCTGATGATGGAGCTGGCGGGGAAGAAACGGGTCTTGATTTCGAATACACGCTGCAATCTTATGGCGGTGAGATTATTGATTACGAATATATCGTAGCGCTTATGCAGGATTTCGTATCGAAAGACGACGTGACGTCTCATCCTGAAAAATATGAAAAACAGCGCGATGAAATTACAAAGTATATCCAGGAAATCCAACATAGAAATAATAAGCTGGGCGACATCATGATGGACTTGTGGATCAATGCCCTGCGCAGTCCAGAAGAATACAGGGAAAAACAGCTTATTACGATTCTCGAACAAACGAAACGGGAAAGCATACGGAAAATAGTTCATGACCTATGCCAGACTTGGGGGCTTGACGAACAAATTGTCCTCCTTGCAGCTCATCGGTATGAAGCGGGAGATGAGCATAATCCATATATTGAAAAGAGCATTGAAAGCGGAGATTATAATGCTTTTGCGGCTAAACACGGCACATCGCTGCGAAAATACCAATACCGCAAGGCCGTACGAGACGCGTTGCAGCAAACTTTTGAGGCGGATATCGTGCCGCTTCGTGAGGGAACCGTCGTAATAAAAGACGACGATACGGACGATATTTCCAAGGAGAAGTCGCCTAAGGTGATCGTGTATCCAGAAAGTGGACCGAAGAAAACGTTGGTTGCGGAGAAACCATCTTTTCATTCTTAG
- the rpsO gene encoding 30S ribosomal protein S15, with amino-acid sequence MLTVDQKKEIIAKFGANENDTGSPEVQIALLTSRIVYLTEHLRSHKKDHASRRGLLKLVGQRRNLLAYLQKHDLERYRAILEKLGLRK; translated from the coding sequence ATGTTAACAGTTGATCAGAAAAAAGAAATCATTGCTAAATTTGGCGCTAACGAAAACGATACGGGTTCGCCGGAAGTACAGATCGCGCTGCTCACGAGCCGCATCGTGTATTTGACGGAACATCTCCGCAGCCACAAAAAGGACCATGCGTCCCGCCGCGGCTTGCTGAAATTGGTCGGCCAGCGCCGCAACTTGCTGGCATACTTGCAGAAACACGACCTCGAACGGTATCGTGCGATTCTCGAAAAATTAGGTTTGCGTAAATAA
- a CDS encoding polyribonucleotide nucleotidyltransferase, with protein sequence MEEKKFQMDFAGRPLIIEVGKLAKQASGAALVRYGDTAVFVTATGSKEAREDADFFPLTVDYEEKMYSVGKIPGGFIKREGKPPESATLFARLIDRPIRPLFPKTYRHDVHVVAYDFCVDHDNAPEIAAMIGASVSLCMSHIPFAGPIAGVRVGRVDGQYIINPTVAQSEQSDMDIVVAGTKDAILMVEGGAKQVPEENILDAIMFAHEEIKKVVEFQLSFLDEISVPKQEFVEKEPPADIVEAVHAYGEEAMKAAIFTADKMEREEKMNAVESDIYEHFADIYPEDGDVVAEITQKMIKEIVRHMIAVDKIRPDGRRVDEVRPVSCEVGLFKRTHGTGLFTRGQTQIMSFATLAPLSESQHIDGVGLETDRRYMHHYNFPSFSVGETKSSRGPGRREIGHGKLAERALVQVLPKEEDFPYAIRVVSEVLESNGSSSMGSVCGSTLALMDAGVPIEAPVAGVAMGLVTKGDDFTILTDIQGMEDALGDMDFKVAGTMKGVTAIQMDIKIKGLSREILAQALKQAHEGRIHIMGKMLQAISEPRKELSPYAPRIITMQIDPDKIRDVIGPGGKIIKQITEETGAKIDIEDSGLVYIASVDAAGGEKAKEWIETLTKDVEVGETYVGKVTRIMNFGAFVEVLPGKEGLVHISQLAKERVEKVEDVVSIGDEIMVKCVEIDSQGRVNLSRKALLGGGSPAPSHRGGGRRGPRDKK encoded by the coding sequence ATGGAAGAAAAGAAATTCCAAATGGATTTTGCCGGCCGCCCGCTGATTATCGAAGTCGGCAAATTGGCGAAACAGGCCAGCGGTGCTGCACTGGTACGCTACGGCGACACGGCTGTATTCGTTACGGCGACGGGCTCGAAGGAAGCGCGCGAAGACGCAGACTTTTTCCCGCTCACTGTCGATTATGAAGAAAAAATGTATTCTGTCGGGAAGATTCCCGGCGGCTTTATTAAACGGGAAGGTAAGCCGCCTGAATCGGCGACGCTCTTTGCCCGCCTCATCGACCGGCCCATTCGGCCGTTGTTCCCGAAGACCTATCGTCACGACGTGCACGTCGTCGCCTACGATTTCTGCGTAGACCACGATAACGCCCCGGAAATCGCCGCCATGATCGGCGCATCCGTATCGCTGTGCATGTCCCATATTCCCTTTGCCGGCCCGATTGCCGGCGTCCGCGTAGGCCGCGTAGACGGGCAGTATATCATCAACCCGACCGTAGCCCAGAGCGAACAGAGCGATATGGATATCGTCGTCGCCGGCACGAAGGACGCCATCCTCATGGTTGAAGGCGGCGCTAAGCAGGTTCCGGAAGAAAACATCCTCGACGCCATCATGTTCGCTCATGAAGAAATCAAGAAAGTCGTCGAATTCCAGCTCAGCTTCCTCGACGAAATCAGCGTTCCCAAGCAGGAATTCGTAGAAAAAGAACCGCCGGCCGACATCGTCGAAGCTGTCCACGCCTATGGCGAAGAAGCCATGAAAGCCGCTATTTTCACGGCTGACAAGATGGAACGGGAAGAAAAGATGAACGCCGTCGAAAGCGATATTTATGAGCATTTCGCAGACATCTATCCGGAAGACGGCGACGTCGTCGCGGAAATCACCCAGAAGATGATCAAGGAAATTGTCCGTCATATGATCGCCGTCGACAAGATTCGTCCCGACGGCCGCCGCGTCGACGAAGTGCGCCCTGTCAGCTGCGAAGTCGGCTTGTTCAAACGCACTCACGGCACGGGCCTCTTTACCCGCGGCCAGACGCAGATCATGAGCTTTGCCACTTTGGCTCCTCTTTCCGAATCCCAGCATATCGACGGCGTAGGCCTTGAAACGGACCGCCGCTACATGCATCACTATAATTTCCCGTCCTTCAGCGTCGGCGAAACGAAATCGTCCCGCGGACCGGGACGCCGCGAAATCGGCCACGGCAAGCTGGCTGAACGGGCGCTGGTACAGGTATTGCCGAAGGAAGAAGATTTCCCCTATGCGATCCGCGTCGTGTCGGAAGTCCTCGAATCGAACGGCTCTAGCTCCATGGGCAGCGTATGCGGCAGCACCCTGGCGCTCATGGATGCCGGCGTTCCCATCGAAGCTCCCGTAGCCGGCGTGGCTATGGGCCTGGTTACGAAGGGCGACGACTTCACGATTCTGACGGACATTCAGGGCATGGAAGACGCTCTCGGCGACATGGACTTCAAGGTCGCCGGTACGATGAAGGGCGTTACGGCCATCCAGATGGATATTAAAATCAAAGGCCTCAGCCGCGAAATCCTGGCGCAGGCCTTGAAGCAGGCTCATGAAGGCCGCATCCACATCATGGGCAAGATGCTCCAGGCCATCAGCGAACCGCGGAAGGAGCTGTCTCCCTATGCGCCGCGCATCATTACCATGCAGATCGACCCCGATAAGATTCGCGACGTCATCGGGCCGGGCGGCAAGATAATCAAGCAGATTACGGAAGAAACGGGCGCTAAAATCGACATCGAAGATTCGGGCCTCGTATACATCGCCTCTGTCGACGCTGCCGGCGGCGAAAAGGCAAAGGAATGGATTGAAACGCTGACGAAGGACGTCGAAGTAGGCGAAACGTACGTCGGCAAGGTTACGCGCATCATGAACTTCGGCGCCTTCGTAGAAGTGCTGCCCGGCAAGGAAGGCTTGGTCCATATTTCCCAGCTGGCTAAGGAACGGGTAGAAAAGGTCGAAGACGTCGTCAGCATTGGCGATGAAATCATGGTCAAATGCGTGGAAATCGACAGCCAGGGCCGCGTCAACCTGTCCCGCAAGGCATTGCTCGGCGGCGGCAGCCCGGCTCCGTCCCATCGCGGCGGCGGCCGTCGTGGTCCCCGCGACAAGAAATAA